The Anaerobranca gottschalkii DSM 13577 sequence TTTATTATTAACCAAGGAGAAAAAATTTGGTTAAAAGGTAATAATGGTTCTGGGAAAACGACATTACTTAAGATAATGTCTAATGTAATAAGTGGTGATAATCTAAGTTATACCTTAATATACAAAGGTAAATCTACTTTTTTTAATATTATAAAAAGAAATATTATTTATATTCCCGATAAAGTTTACTTGTTGGAATCTCTGACGGGGAATGAAAATATACAATTTTTTAAGTTGCTTTGGAATGAGGATAATGCTTATTTAAAAAAGGTGAATTATCATTGTGGAAAATTTCTTATAGAAGATAGTCTGAGTTTGCCAGTAGAAAACTACTCTTTGGGTATGAAACAAAAACTTTTTTTATCAATTTTATTGGCAAGAAATTCTTCGATTATCCTTTTAGATGAGCCTTTTAATAATCTTGATGTTGAAGGGAGAAATTATTTGACAAAGTATTTAATGAATGAATGGAAGGGTTCTTTTATGATTGCTTCCCATATACTTCCCAAGGATATAAAATTCGATAA is a genomic window containing:
- a CDS encoding ABC transporter ATP-binding protein, which gives rise to MEKLLEVYNLTYSYEENKTIFTNFNFIINQGEKIWLKGNNGSGKTTLLKIMSNVISGDNLSYTLIYKGKSTFFNIIKRNIIYIPDKVYLLESLTGNENIQFFKLLWNEDNAYLKKVNYHCGKFLIEDSLSLPVENYSLGMKQKLFLSILLARNSSIILLDEPFNNLDVEGRNYLTKYLMNEWKGSFMIASHILPKDIKFDKIIDIEKYSK